The following proteins are co-located in the Komagataeibacter sp. FNDCF1 genome:
- a CDS encoding Gfo/Idh/MocA family protein, producing the protein MIQTIDTPKIRYAVVGVGQISQQAFMPGMARATNSVLSALVTGDPQKARKLAARYGIPAYHYDDLPELLRSGDIDAVYLATPNALHRRYGVPVLEAGLHLLLEKPMATSVADCEALIEAQRRGGGRLMVAYRLHCEPGTVELISRCRNGDFGHLMAFSSTFGQNIAEANHRGHGGYWSGPVPDMGTYPLNAVRNLFAREPVEVHATGSRTPGRHFDFDDTVSVILRFAEGRLAHFLVSYACAPVENLTLVGDRGSVMATPCYTFGPTIGITYTTTIDGRQETRRHDPVEQFGGEIFYFSDCILHGHDPEPDGDEGLRDVRVLAAIERALQTGQPQKLDPIPPARVALPDQIMTFAPVREPEVNEMIGIVPQSA; encoded by the coding sequence ATGATCCAGACGATCGACACCCCGAAAATCCGTTATGCCGTTGTGGGCGTTGGCCAGATCTCACAGCAGGCCTTCATGCCCGGGATGGCGCGGGCAACGAATTCGGTCCTGTCCGCGCTGGTAACGGGTGATCCGCAAAAAGCGCGGAAGCTGGCTGCGCGATACGGTATTCCGGCCTATCATTATGATGACCTGCCGGAACTGCTCCGTTCAGGCGATATCGATGCGGTCTATCTTGCCACCCCCAACGCGCTGCACCGGCGCTACGGGGTGCCGGTACTGGAGGCGGGGCTGCACCTGCTGCTGGAAAAACCCATGGCGACCAGTGTGGCGGACTGCGAGGCCCTGATCGAGGCGCAGCGACGCGGCGGCGGCAGGCTCATGGTCGCCTACCGCCTGCATTGCGAACCGGGTACGGTGGAACTGATCTCACGCTGCCGCAATGGTGATTTCGGTCATCTCATGGCGTTCAGTTCCACGTTCGGGCAGAACATTGCCGAGGCCAACCACCGGGGCCATGGCGGTTACTGGTCCGGTCCGGTGCCGGACATGGGAACCTATCCCCTGAATGCGGTGCGTAATCTCTTTGCGCGGGAACCGGTTGAAGTCCATGCAACCGGCAGCCGCACGCCGGGAAGACATTTCGATTTTGACGATACGGTTTCCGTCATACTCCGCTTTGCCGAGGGCAGGCTGGCACATTTCCTGGTCAGCTATGCCTGCGCCCCGGTCGAGAACCTTACCCTTGTGGGCGACAGGGGCAGCGTCATGGCAACGCCGTGCTATACGTTTGGCCCGACCATTGGCATCACCTACACCACGACCATTGATGGCCGGCAGGAAACACGCCGCCATGACCCTGTCGAGCAGTTTGGTGGCGAGATCTTCTATTTTTCCGACTGTATCCTCCATGGTCACGATCCGGAACCCGATGGGGATGAGGGCCTGCGTGACGTGCGCGTCCTTGCCGCGATCGAGCGCGCGCTCCAGACCGGTCAGCCGCAGAAGCTCGATCCCATACCGCCCGCACGTGTGGCGCTGCCCGACCAGATCATGACATTTGCACCCGTCAGGGAACCGGAAGTGAATGAGATGATCGGCATCGTGCCCCAGTCCGCCTGA
- the treS gene encoding maltose alpha-D-glucosyltransferase, with product MKRAASQLSSDPLWYKDAVIYQIHIKSFFDSNNDGIGDFRGLTARLDYIADLGVNTVWLLPFYPSPRRDDGYDISAYREVHPDYGTLADVRHFVQAAHARNIRVITELVINHTSDQHPWFQRARRAKAGSVARNFYVWSDTATEYAHTRVIFCDAETSNWTYDPVAGAFYWHRFYAHQPDLNFDNPHVLAAILGVMSFWLELGIDGLRLDAIPYLVEREGTSNENLPETHAILRRLRAALDARFPNRMLLAEANQWPEDTSEYFGNGDECHMAFHFPLMPRMYLAMAREDRFPITDIMRQTPDIPPACQWAIFLRNHDELTLEMVTDAERDDMWNTYATDRRARLNLGIRRRLSPLLERDRRRIELLDSLLLSMPGTPVLYYGDEIGMGDNIQLGDRDGVRTPMQWSPDRNGGFSRADPERLVLPVIMDPLYGYEAVNAETQRRDPYSLLNWMRRMLAVRARSHAFGRGTLTFLTPGNRRVLAYLRQHGDETILCVANLARSAQAVELDLSVFAGRVPVEMIAQSAFPPIGQLPYLLTLQPYGFIWFRLCTLTESPTWHIPAPEPLPELRTLVLRQGIRDIFTPAARVVMEKEILPAYLPVRRWAAAREQAVSAVRVTLVAPLGTQLLLTEISAMVGDQPACYFLPLGIMWENGTLPALPQQLALSHVRHGRRMGYLTDGFALPELAREFITGLASATRLATDDGEIVFTASPAFHALSIPADAAIHWLSAEQSNSSLVMADMIVIKLLRHLHPGIHPEAEMTAFLTRHGATGIAPYLGDVTHVDAAGVPHVLAIAEGFIPNQGDAWNWTVNDLRATATDLTLSSDEPVDGRADHIAFFHRLGLRLGAMHAILAKPGPDEAFTPETAGPAVVQAWTGHIQAEITAALDMVEHGHAQSPQPETQALAARLCGQRDLLLRQVETLAQHARGTLMTRIHGDFHLGQVLVVENDVVIIDFEGQPMVPLAERRHRHSPLRDVAGLLRSIAYAVDTARLGGGETGSHPGAGQSAARASAYLAAFEHEAGSTFLAGWAEGMGDAITAIGTADARAALLQLFLMEKAAYEIRYEAANRPAWIVTPMAGLAALADMKTGPDPGGQP from the coding sequence ATGAAACGTGCTGCCAGCCAGCTGTCCAGCGACCCGCTATGGTACAAGGATGCTGTCATCTACCAGATCCATATCAAGTCCTTTTTTGATTCCAACAATGATGGCATCGGTGACTTCCGCGGCCTGACCGCCAGGCTGGACTATATTGCCGACCTGGGGGTCAATACGGTCTGGCTGCTGCCATTCTACCCATCGCCCCGGCGCGATGACGGCTATGACATATCAGCCTACCGGGAAGTACACCCCGACTACGGAACACTGGCCGATGTCCGCCATTTCGTGCAGGCAGCGCATGCGCGCAACATCCGCGTCATTACCGAACTGGTGATCAACCATACATCGGACCAGCATCCGTGGTTCCAGCGTGCAAGGCGGGCGAAGGCAGGATCGGTCGCGCGCAATTTCTATGTCTGGTCGGATACTGCCACCGAATATGCGCATACGCGTGTCATCTTCTGTGATGCCGAAACTTCGAACTGGACCTACGACCCCGTGGCGGGCGCATTTTACTGGCACAGGTTCTATGCCCACCAGCCGGACCTGAACTTTGACAACCCGCATGTGCTTGCCGCCATACTGGGGGTGATGTCCTTCTGGCTGGAACTGGGCATTGACGGGCTGCGGCTTGACGCCATTCCCTATCTGGTGGAACGCGAGGGCACGTCCAACGAGAACCTGCCCGAAACCCATGCCATACTGCGCCGCCTGCGCGCGGCGCTGGATGCGCGCTTTCCCAACCGCATGCTGCTGGCCGAAGCCAACCAGTGGCCGGAAGATACCAGCGAGTATTTCGGCAATGGCGACGAATGCCACATGGCCTTCCACTTCCCGCTCATGCCGCGCATGTACCTGGCCATGGCGCGTGAGGACCGCTTCCCCATTACCGACATCATGCGCCAGACGCCGGACATACCACCAGCCTGCCAGTGGGCCATCTTCCTGCGCAATCATGATGAACTGACACTGGAAATGGTGACCGACGCCGAGCGCGACGACATGTGGAACACCTATGCCACCGACCGGCGCGCGCGGCTCAACCTGGGGATAAGGCGCAGGCTGTCTCCCCTGCTGGAACGTGACCGCAGGCGTATCGAACTGCTGGACAGCCTGCTTCTGTCCATGCCCGGTACCCCGGTGCTGTACTATGGTGACGAGATCGGTATGGGGGACAACATCCAGCTGGGTGACCGCGATGGCGTGCGCACCCCCATGCAGTGGTCCCCCGACCGCAATGGCGGTTTTTCGCGCGCCGACCCCGAACGCCTCGTCCTACCGGTCATCATGGACCCGCTATACGGGTATGAGGCCGTCAATGCTGAAACCCAGCGCCGTGACCCCTATTCGCTGCTGAACTGGATGCGGCGCATGCTGGCGGTACGGGCGCGATCGCATGCTTTCGGGCGCGGCACGCTGACCTTCCTGACCCCCGGCAACCGCAGGGTGCTGGCCTATCTGCGACAGCATGGGGACGAGACCATTCTGTGTGTCGCAAACCTTGCACGCTCGGCACAGGCGGTGGAGCTGGACCTGTCTGTCTTTGCGGGGCGGGTACCGGTCGAGATGATTGCCCAGAGCGCCTTTCCCCCCATCGGTCAACTGCCCTATCTGCTCACGCTCCAGCCCTATGGCTTCATATGGTTCCGCCTGTGCACCCTGACCGAGAGCCCCACATGGCATATCCCCGCGCCCGAGCCGTTGCCCGAACTGCGCACGCTCGTACTGCGTCAGGGGATCAGGGATATCTTCACGCCGGCCGCGCGCGTGGTGATGGAAAAGGAAATCCTGCCAGCCTACCTGCCCGTGCGCCGCTGGGCCGCCGCGCGGGAGCAGGCCGTCAGTGCGGTGCGCGTCACCCTGGTCGCGCCACTGGGCACGCAGCTGCTGCTGACGGAAATCAGTGCGATGGTGGGGGACCAGCCCGCCTGTTACTTCCTGCCGCTTGGCATAATGTGGGAAAATGGAACACTGCCCGCCCTGCCGCAGCAGCTTGCGCTCTCCCACGTGCGGCACGGGCGCAGGATGGGCTACCTGACCGATGGCTTCGCCCTGCCCGAACTGGCGCGTGAGTTCATCACGGGACTGGCCAGCGCGACCCGGCTTGCAACCGATGATGGGGAGATCGTCTTTACCGCGTCACCTGCCTTTCACGCCCTGTCCATTCCGGCCGATGCCGCGATCCACTGGCTGTCCGCCGAGCAGAGCAACAGTTCACTGGTCATGGCCGACATGATCGTCATCAAGCTGCTGCGCCATCTGCATCCCGGCATCCACCCCGAGGCCGAGATGACCGCCTTCCTGACCCGCCATGGTGCGACGGGCATCGCGCCCTATCTGGGGGATGTCACGCATGTCGATGCCGCGGGCGTGCCGCATGTCCTGGCCATTGCGGAAGGGTTCATCCCCAACCAGGGTGATGCATGGAACTGGACCGTGAACGACCTGCGCGCCACCGCCACCGACCTGACACTGAGCAGCGATGAACCGGTAGATGGCCGTGCCGACCATATCGCCTTTTTCCACCGGCTGGGCCTGCGGCTGGGTGCCATGCACGCGATCCTGGCAAAGCCGGGGCCGGACGAGGCCTTCACCCCTGAAACCGCCGGCCCGGCGGTAGTGCAGGCATGGACCGGGCATATCCAGGCCGAAATCACGGCGGCGCTGGATATGGTGGAGCACGGCCACGCGCAGTCCCCCCAACCTGAAACACAGGCGCTGGCGGCGCGGCTGTGCGGCCAGCGTGACCTGCTGCTCCGCCAGGTCGAGACACTGGCGCAGCACGCACGGGGCACGCTCATGACCCGTATCCATGGTGATTTCCATCTGGGGCAGGTGCTGGTCGTGGAAAATGACGTGGTCATCATAGATTTCGAGGGACAGCCCATGGTCCCGCTGGCGGAACGCCGCCACCGCCACAGCCCGCTGCGCGATGTGGCGGGACTGCTGCGCTCGATTGCCTATGCGGTCGATACCGCGCGCCTGGGCGGGGGCGAGACCGGCAGCCATCCCGGCGCCGGGCAGTCCGCCGCGCGTGCCAGCGCGTACCTTGCCGCGTTTGAACACGAAGCGGGCAGCACCTTCCTTGCAGGATGGGCCGAGGGCATGGGCGATGCCATCACCGCGATTGGCACGGCGGATGCACGGGCGGCACTTCTCCAGCTTTTCCTTATGGAAAAGGCCGCCTATGAAATCCGTTACGAAGCGGCAAACCGCCCGGCATGGATCGTAACCCCCATGGCCGGGCTTGCGGCCCTTGCGGATATGAAAACCGGGCCTGATCCGGGCGGGCAGCCGTAA
- a CDS encoding PIG-L deacetylase family protein, with amino-acid sequence MKAACLHDALRALPVAPLSAVAGGTVMVLAPHPDDESLGCGGLVAACCAAGNPPLVVIVTDGTASHPNSRAWPAARLRMQRQREALDATGSLGLPAGRVVFLDLPDAAAPHHGPDFDHAVARLAALATDYGCTAVFAPWRLDPHCDHEATWKMGMALRQRCGLVLWAYPVWGWLIPADRELDHGPPVGLRLDISRYRAAKARAVGLHASQYGGLITDAPDGFSLPAELLAVIITDFEVFIRS; translated from the coding sequence ATGAAGGCCGCCTGCCTGCACGATGCCCTGCGCGCCCTGCCTGTTGCCCCGCTATCTGCTGTTGCGGGCGGGACGGTCATGGTGCTTGCCCCGCACCCGGATGATGAAAGCCTGGGTTGCGGCGGCCTTGTGGCCGCCTGCTGTGCTGCTGGAAATCCGCCACTGGTCGTGATCGTGACCGATGGTACGGCCTCCCACCCCAATTCACGTGCCTGGCCGGCCGCGCGATTACGCATGCAGCGGCAGAGGGAAGCGCTGGATGCCACGGGCAGTCTCGGCCTGCCCGCCGGGCGCGTGGTCTTTCTTGACCTACCCGATGCGGCAGCCCCGCATCACGGTCCGGACTTTGACCATGCCGTGGCGCGACTGGCGGCGCTGGCCACAGATTATGGTTGCACCGCGGTTTTTGCCCCATGGCGGCTGGACCCGCATTGCGACCACGAAGCGACATGGAAGATGGGTATGGCCCTGCGCCAGCGTTGCGGGCTTGTGCTGTGGGCCTATCCGGTATGGGGCTGGCTGATCCCTGCTGACAGGGAACTTGACCACGGCCCCCCCGTTGGGCTGCGGCTCGACATCTCGCGCTATCGCGCGGCAAAGGCACGGGCGGTGGGGCTGCATGCCAGCCAGTATGGTGGCCTGATTACCGATGCTCCGGATGGTTTCAGCCTGCCTGCGGAGCTGCTGGCGGTCATCATCACCGATTTTGAGGTCTTTATCCGGTCATGA
- a CDS encoding maltotransferase domain-containing protein has translation MEEKTDSTPPPAAAHAVPAWRPFIYAIHAASIARRGDPERLFGLCHDLGFSTILLSGVFSSGEDTFLVSSHHHASATLAWASLLPDSLRRLVDAACRHGLGIMLDLPLDRIARDGVLAARKPHWCLPDGGERLAARLNYHDHGAEILAYWRDVTAMLLDAGIAGLRCDAPQRLPPACLQGIIHDTRLIRPDCRWIGWTAGLDHAGMLAVAATGVDMVTSSIAWWDRHSDWLLAERQDLPAGTGLLACPVPLPGPAGMNEARAVMALRLAAAMGDGVLIPAGFECASGTPVPSGSGPDDPRFYPPTPRMQTALRQARRLITSGTPFARSARDRLLGTDGAATVIIREGQAGRRRASRPRRMPLRLILANPSVREATQVRLSGMLAGSGTSFACFHAVDGAPDYVSSPTGEITLAPDEVRVLQTGPGTPIYRNAPPATQALRLLPRIVIESVTPCVESGRFPARAIVGDSVGVEADIFMDGHDLLQARLLWRPAGDTAWRSAPMAPIGNSRWRSYMPLDRMGMWEFTIEAWEDHFGTYIRDLRRRRDAGTMEQADIADGCLLLAQACTTMTTDAGRPLSSLLERISATTADHAADLLLSPHAADIMARADPRAGQTGLPAPLSIMVDREAGRFGSWYELFPRSLDGAGRHGTLRDVIDRLPAIRAMGFSVLYLPPIHPIGHVNRKGPNNALHAGADDPGSPYAIGSAAGGHDTIHPELGTIADFHALVETAQAQGMELALDLAIQCAPDHPWVRTHPEWFAHRADGSIRHAENPPKKYEDIVNLDFYAPGAIPGLWEALRDIVLAWVGHGVRIFRVDNPHTKPLPFWEWMMDQVRARHPDVLFLAEAFTTPGMMYRLAMAGFSQSYTYFTWRTTKAELTEYMTELTTPPVSDFFRPHFFVNTPDINPFFLQTSGRAGHLIRAALACTLSGLWGMYSGFELCEARALPGREEYQDSEKYQIRQWDWARPGNIIAEITALNALRQRHPALQSHMGLRFFRAFNDQILYFGRMTDGMTDVILVAVSLDPMNAQEADFEIPLWEWKLSDNASLVSHDLLRDRHETWTGKIQHMRLDPGEMPFTIWQVSPAGKTT, from the coding sequence ATGGAGGAAAAAACCGACAGCACGCCCCCGCCTGCGGCAGCGCATGCCGTACCGGCGTGGCGCCCCTTCATCTATGCCATTCATGCAGCGTCCATTGCCCGGCGCGGGGATCCCGAACGCCTGTTCGGCCTGTGTCATGACCTTGGCTTCAGCACCATCCTGCTCAGCGGGGTCTTTTCCAGCGGGGAGGACACGTTTCTTGTCTCGTCCCATCATCATGCCAGCGCCACGCTGGCATGGGCGTCACTCCTGCCTGACAGCCTGCGCAGGCTGGTGGACGCGGCGTGCCGCCACGGTCTGGGCATCATGCTCGACCTGCCGCTGGACCGCATTGCGCGCGATGGCGTGCTTGCGGCCCGCAAACCGCACTGGTGCCTGCCCGATGGGGGCGAAAGACTGGCCGCAAGACTGAACTATCACGACCATGGCGCGGAAATCCTTGCTTACTGGAGGGATGTCACCGCCATGCTGCTGGATGCCGGCATAGCGGGCCTGCGTTGTGATGCACCCCAGCGCCTGCCCCCCGCCTGCCTGCAGGGCATCATCCATGACACCCGGCTGATCCGCCCCGATTGCAGGTGGATCGGATGGACCGCCGGGCTGGACCATGCCGGCATGCTGGCCGTTGCCGCCACCGGCGTGGACATGGTTACCTCATCCATCGCGTGGTGGGACCGCCATTCGGACTGGCTGCTGGCGGAACGGCAGGACCTGCCCGCCGGTACCGGGCTTCTGGCCTGCCCTGTTCCCCTTCCCGGCCCGGCGGGCATGAATGAGGCCCGTGCCGTCATGGCCCTGCGCCTGGCTGCGGCCATGGGGGATGGCGTGCTCATACCGGCAGGATTTGAATGCGCGTCCGGTACTCCCGTTCCATCCGGTAGCGGGCCGGATGATCCGCGGTTTTACCCACCCACACCCCGGATGCAGACGGCACTCAGGCAGGCGCGTCGTCTCATCACGTCAGGCACGCCTTTTGCGCGTTCGGCACGGGACAGGCTGCTCGGGACAGACGGGGCGGCTACCGTCATAATCCGTGAGGGACAGGCCGGCAGGCGGCGTGCCAGCAGGCCGCGCCGTATGCCCCTGCGCCTGATCCTTGCAAACCCGTCGGTGCGGGAGGCCACGCAGGTCCGGCTGTCGGGCATGCTGGCCGGGTCGGGAACATCCTTTGCCTGTTTTCATGCCGTGGATGGCGCGCCGGATTACGTGTCCTCTCCCACGGGCGAAATCACGCTTGCCCCCGATGAGGTCCGCGTACTGCAGACCGGTCCAGGCACGCCCATATACCGCAATGCGCCCCCCGCCACGCAGGCGCTGCGTTTGCTGCCGCGTATCGTGATTGAATCCGTGACACCGTGCGTTGAATCCGGCCGTTTTCCCGCCAGGGCCATTGTGGGGGACAGCGTCGGGGTGGAAGCGGATATTTTCATGGATGGCCACGACCTGCTGCAAGCGCGTCTGCTCTGGCGCCCCGCAGGGGATACGGCATGGCGCAGCGCCCCCATGGCCCCCATCGGGAACAGCCGCTGGCGCAGCTACATGCCGCTGGACCGGATGGGAATGTGGGAGTTCACGATCGAGGCATGGGAGGACCATTTCGGCACCTACATCCGTGACCTGCGGCGCAGGCGGGACGCAGGCACGATGGAACAGGCCGACATTGCCGACGGGTGCCTGCTGCTGGCACAGGCCTGCACCACCATGACCACCGATGCAGGCCGCCCCCTGTCCAGCCTGCTGGAACGCATCAGCGCCACGACAGCGGATCACGCGGCCGATCTCCTGCTTTCCCCCCATGCGGCGGACATCATGGCGCGCGCGGACCCGCGCGCCGGCCAGACGGGCCTGCCGGCACCGCTGTCCATCATGGTGGACCGCGAGGCCGGGCGCTTTGGCAGCTGGTACGAACTTTTTCCCCGCTCTCTGGATGGCGCGGGGCGGCATGGCACGCTGCGTGATGTGATCGACCGCCTGCCCGCCATCCGGGCCATGGGCTTCAGTGTCCTTTACCTGCCGCCCATCCACCCCATCGGCCATGTCAACCGCAAGGGGCCGAACAACGCCCTGCATGCCGGCGCGGATGATCCCGGCAGCCCCTATGCGATCGGAAGTGCGGCGGGGGGCCATGACACCATTCACCCCGAACTGGGCACGATCGCGGATTTCCATGCCCTGGTTGAAACAGCGCAGGCACAGGGCATGGAACTGGCGCTGGACCTTGCCATCCAGTGCGCGCCGGACCACCCATGGGTGCGCACCCACCCTGAATGGTTTGCCCACCGGGCGGACGGGTCGATCCGGCATGCGGAAAACCCGCCAAAGAAATATGAAGATATCGTCAATCTGGATTTTTACGCCCCCGGCGCCATACCGGGATTATGGGAAGCGCTGCGCGATATCGTGCTGGCATGGGTTGGCCACGGGGTAAGGATTTTCCGCGTGGACAACCCGCACACCAAACCCCTGCCCTTCTGGGAATGGATGATGGACCAGGTACGGGCCCGCCATCCCGATGTCCTGTTCCTGGCAGAAGCCTTTACCACGCCCGGAATGATGTACCGGCTGGCAATGGCCGGTTTTTCCCAGTCCTATACCTATTTTACATGGCGTACGACAAAGGCGGAACTGACCGAATACATGACTGAACTGACCACGCCGCCGGTCAGCGATTTCTTCCGGCCCCATTTCTTTGTCAACACACCCGATATCAATCCCTTCTTTCTCCAGACATCCGGACGGGCGGGGCACCTGATCCGCGCGGCGCTGGCCTGCACGCTGTCGGGCCTGTGGGGCATGTATTCAGGCTTCGAACTGTGCGAGGCACGCGCCCTGCCGGGGCGGGAAGAATACCAGGATTCGGAAAAATACCAGATCCGGCAATGGGACTGGGCCCGTCCGGGCAACATCATTGCCGAGATCACGGCCCTGAACGCACTGCGCCAGCGCCACCCGGCCCTGCAAAGCCATATGGGCCTGCGGTTCTTCCGCGCCTTCAATGACCAGATCCTGTATTTCGGCAGGATGACCGACGGCATGACCGATGTCATCCTTGTCGCGGTCAGCCTGGACCCGATGAACGCGCAGGAGGCGGATTTTGAAATTCCCCTGTGGGAATGGAAACTTTCGGACAATGCCTCCCTTGTGTCCCATGACCTGCTGCGCGACCGGCACGAAACCTGGACCGGCAAGATACAGCACATGCGCCTTGATCCGGGCGAGATGCCGTTCACGATCTGGCAGGTCAGCCCGGCAGGAAAGACAACATGA
- a CDS encoding acyl-CoA dehydrogenase produces the protein MTFPFDALAACRAELEEEASANDAPAAFPAYGLERLRQLGALSAALPCALGGHGFGTEPDGAQGLLHLLRLVGQGSLALGRIVEGHVNAIRLIACYGTVGQLVHVATAIQDGALLGVWVTDGAPALRMSPAGDGIVLQGEKAFASGVGHVTHALVTAATPEGMTRMLLVALDGAHVVHASIGGLAGMRGAVTGRCDFSGTTLPAGCLIGQAGDYVRQPEFSAGAWRGMAVALGGIERLGTLLRDQLAGRGRTDSPAQQARMGMALIAAETALLWTRKAAMVACLHERYGAQDIAATVNLARMAVERAGLDVIELVQRGLGLAAFVRSNVVERVIRDLATYLRQPAPDETLCEAACWFIQRNLPQPEDTP, from the coding sequence ATGACCTTTCCTTTCGACGCCCTGGCAGCCTGTCGTGCGGAGCTGGAGGAAGAAGCCTCGGCCAATGATGCGCCCGCCGCCTTTCCCGCATACGGGCTTGAGCGCCTGCGCCAGCTTGGCGCGCTGTCGGCCGCGTTGCCCTGCGCGCTGGGTGGCCACGGGTTCGGCACCGAGCCGGATGGCGCGCAGGGGCTGCTGCATCTCCTGCGGCTTGTGGGGCAGGGCAGCCTTGCCCTCGGGCGCATTGTGGAAGGGCACGTCAATGCCATCCGGCTGATCGCGTGTTATGGCACGGTGGGCCAGCTTGTTCACGTCGCCACCGCCATCCAGGATGGCGCGCTGCTGGGCGTGTGGGTGACGGACGGCGCGCCTGCGCTGCGCATGTCCCCCGCGGGGGACGGCATCGTGCTGCAGGGTGAAAAGGCATTTGCATCCGGCGTGGGTCACGTCACACATGCCCTGGTCACGGCCGCCACGCCGGAGGGCATGACACGCATGCTGCTGGTGGCACTGGATGGAGCCCATGTCGTCCATGCCTCCATCGGTGGGCTGGCGGGCATGCGGGGGGCGGTTACGGGGCGGTGTGATTTCAGCGGCACGACGCTGCCTGCCGGCTGCCTGATCGGCCAGGCGGGGGATTACGTGCGCCAGCCCGAATTTTCAGCCGGGGCATGGCGCGGCATGGCCGTGGCGCTGGGCGGGATCGAACGGCTGGGCACCCTTTTGCGCGACCAGCTGGCCGGGCGGGGGCGCACGGACAGTCCGGCCCAGCAGGCCCGCATGGGCATGGCGCTGATCGCGGCCGAAACCGCGCTGTTATGGACCCGCAAGGCCGCCATGGTCGCGTGCCTGCATGAGCGCTACGGGGCGCAGGATATTGCCGCCACGGTCAATCTGGCCCGGATGGCGGTGGAGCGGGCGGGGCTGGATGTCATCGAACTGGTCCAGCGCGGACTGGGGCTGGCCGCTTTTGTCAGGAGCAACGTGGTCGAACGTGTGATCCGGGATCTTGCCACCTATCTGCGCCAGCCCGCCCCGGACGAGACATTGTGCGAGGCCGCCTGCTGGTTCATCCAGCGCAACCTGCCCCAGCCGGAGGACACCCCATGA
- a CDS encoding class I SAM-dependent methyltransferase: MSGATWPRAVFERLHMQRADPWGVGTRAYERDKYNQTMAVLAGRHFRFVLELGCSIGVMTARLARQADHVLAVDVAQAALLRARHRCAGLPGVSFHRGQLPGGFPALLPETCDLIVISELLYFLSPVDIGRLARHCLRVRQPGGLIVLVNWTGPTDTPSTGNTAARHFMTRCIAAGLRVTQTCRHLRYRVDVLTDAAAP; encoded by the coding sequence ATGAGCGGCGCAACCTGGCCCCGTGCCGTGTTCGAACGCCTGCACATGCAGCGTGCCGACCCCTGGGGCGTGGGCACGCGGGCATATGAGCGCGACAAATACAACCAGACGATGGCGGTGCTGGCGGGGCGTCACTTCCGCTTTGTGCTGGAGCTGGGATGTTCAATCGGGGTCATGACCGCCCGGCTTGCGCGGCAGGCCGACCATGTTCTGGCGGTGGACGTGGCGCAGGCTGCCCTGCTGCGTGCGCGGCATCGCTGCGCGGGCCTGCCGGGGGTTTCGTTTCACCGGGGGCAACTGCCCGGTGGGTTTCCCGCCCTGCTACCCGAAACCTGTGACCTGATCGTGATTTCGGAACTGCTGTATTTTCTCTCGCCGGTGGATATTGGCCGTCTTGCCCGCCACTGCCTGCGGGTACGGCAGCCCGGTGGCCTGATCGTGCTGGTCAACTGGACCGGCCCGACCGACACGCCCAGCACCGGCAACACGGCGGCCCGCCATTTCATGACCCGGTGTATCGCCGCCGGATTACGCGTGACCCAGACCTGCCGGCATTTGCGCTACCGTGTGGATGTGCTTACGGATGCCGCAGCCCCGTAG